From a single Calothrix sp. NIES-2098 genomic region:
- a CDS encoding radical SAM domain-containing protein: MAINLQQAIDIGKYLVTQRLKGRKRFPLVLMLEPLFRCNLACNGCGKIQHPPEILKQNLTPEQCFAAVEECGAPVVSIPGGEPLMHPQIDEIVRGLVERKKYVYLCTNGLLLEKSLDKFQPSPYLTFSVHLDGMRELHDKCVDRKGVFDIAVKAIRAAKAKGFRVTTNTTVFDGTDPTEIQEFFDFLETLNTDGMMISPGYSYEWAPDRDHFLKREQTRALFREILAPHKSGEKNWNFNHNPLFLDFLTGEKDYECTPWGSPSYSVLGWQKPCYLLNEGYYATFKELLEDTDWSQYGRASGNPKCADCMVHCGYEPTAAMDAMQPQNIARSLGTVFGK, translated from the coding sequence ATGGCGATTAATTTACAACAAGCTATAGATATCGGGAAATATCTCGTTACTCAGCGCTTGAAAGGGCGCAAACGCTTTCCCTTAGTATTAATGTTAGAACCACTTTTCCGGTGTAATCTAGCTTGTAATGGTTGTGGTAAAATCCAACATCCACCGGAAATACTCAAGCAAAATTTAACCCCAGAACAGTGCTTTGCCGCTGTGGAAGAGTGCGGCGCACCAGTTGTCTCAATTCCTGGGGGAGAACCGTTAATGCATCCCCAAATTGATGAAATTGTCCGGGGATTAGTGGAACGCAAGAAGTATGTTTACTTGTGTACCAATGGTTTGTTGCTAGAAAAAAGCTTGGATAAGTTCCAACCTTCGCCTTACCTAACTTTTAGCGTTCATTTAGATGGAATGCGCGAATTGCACGATAAATGTGTCGATCGCAAAGGCGTTTTTGATATTGCTGTTAAAGCCATTCGTGCTGCTAAAGCTAAAGGTTTTCGGGTGACAACTAACACCACTGTTTTTGATGGCACTGACCCTACAGAAATACAGGAGTTCTTCGACTTCCTGGAAACCCTGAATACTGATGGCATGATGATTTCGCCTGGCTACAGCTACGAGTGGGCACCAGATCGAGATCATTTTCTCAAGCGCGAACAAACACGCGCCTTATTTAGAGAAATTCTTGCCCCCCATAAATCTGGTGAGAAAAACTGGAACTTCAATCACAATCCTCTATTCTTAGACTTCCTCACAGGCGAGAAGGACTACGAATGCACGCCTTGGGGTAGCCCCAGTTACAGCGTTCTCGGCTGGCAAAAACCCTGTTACCTCTTAAATGAAGGTTATTATGCCACCTTCAAGGAATTACTAGAAGACACAGATTGGAGTCAATACGGTCGCGCTAGTGGTAATCCCAAATGTGCCGATTGTATGGTTCACTGTGGTTATGAACCAACAGCAGCAATGGACGCAATGCAACCGCAAAATATCGCACGTTCTCTAGGTACTGTATTTGGTAAGTAA
- a CDS encoding alkylhydroperoxidase gives MTNLIEYEQASDEVRAVYDDIRATRQTDYINNFWKAIANHPPTLQRTWQAVKEVMTSPGEIDPLMRELIYIAVSVTNGCDYCIASHTASARAKGMSDTMFGELLAIVATANTTNRLADGYKIPVDEQFKT, from the coding sequence ATGACAAATCTCATCGAATACGAACAAGCTAGCGATGAAGTCCGCGCGGTATATGACGACATCCGCGCCACGCGCCAGACTGACTATATCAACAATTTTTGGAAAGCGATCGCCAACCATCCGCCGACTCTGCAACGCACTTGGCAAGCAGTCAAGGAAGTGATGACTAGTCCTGGCGAGATCGATCCGCTAATGCGCGAACTTATTTACATCGCCGTGAGTGTAACGAATGGCTGTGATTACTGTATTGCCTCACACACGGCATCAGCACGTGCTAAGGGGATGAGCGATACTATGTTTGGCGAACTCTTGGCGATCGTTGCTACTGCGAACACAACTAATCGCCTTGCCGATGGTTATAAAATTCCTGTGGATGAACAATTTAAGACCTAG
- a CDS encoding NAD-dependent epimerase/dehydratase — translation MQAFVTGGTGFIGAHLVRLLLQEGYAVKVLVRPSSNLENLQGLEVEIVKGDLNDPDLWQQMLGCQYLFHVAAHYSLWQTDQELLYRHNVQGTRNVLAAAQKAGIERTVYTSSVAAIGVGESGKVVDETHQSPLEKLVGHYKKSKFLAEQVAMQAASAGQEIVVVNPSSPIGPLDIKPTPTGDIILRFLRRQMPFYVDTGLNFIDVRDVAWGHLLALQRGKKGDRYILGHQNLTLKQLLEQLAQITGLKAPQQAVPSWLPLSVAWVDEKILAPLGKSPSVPLDGVRMAQQPMYYNASKAVQELGLPQSSLTTALQDAVDWFISRGYVNPLGEFKIQNSKFKI, via the coding sequence ATGCAAGCCTTTGTCACTGGGGGTACGGGTTTTATTGGTGCCCACTTGGTACGGCTGTTGCTGCAAGAAGGATATGCAGTCAAAGTACTTGTACGCCCTAGCAGCAACCTAGAGAATCTCCAAGGGTTGGAGGTAGAAATTGTCAAGGGAGATTTAAACGATCCGGATCTCTGGCAGCAAATGCTTGGCTGTCAGTACCTATTTCATGTTGCAGCTCATTATTCCCTGTGGCAAACAGACCAAGAGTTACTCTACCGCCATAACGTCCAAGGTACGCGCAATGTCTTAGCAGCAGCCCAAAAAGCTGGGATTGAACGCACTGTATATACAAGCTCCGTAGCTGCAATTGGGGTAGGGGAATCTGGTAAAGTCGTAGATGAGACTCATCAGAGTCCCTTAGAAAAATTGGTTGGTCACTACAAAAAGTCGAAATTTCTGGCAGAACAAGTAGCCATGCAAGCAGCTAGTGCAGGTCAGGAAATAGTTGTGGTCAATCCCAGTAGCCCGATTGGGCCGTTGGATATCAAACCTACGCCAACAGGTGATATTATCCTGCGGTTTTTACGGCGGCAAATGCCATTTTATGTGGATACGGGGCTGAATTTTATTGATGTGCGAGATGTGGCCTGGGGACATTTACTAGCTTTGCAGCGAGGTAAAAAAGGCGATCGCTATATCTTAGGACATCAAAATCTAACTTTGAAGCAACTTTTAGAACAACTTGCCCAAATTACAGGTTTAAAAGCACCGCAACAAGCCGTACCTAGTTGGTTGCCCCTTAGCGTTGCTTGGGTTGATGAGAAAATTCTCGCGCCCTTAGGAAAATCGCCCTCAGTGCCATTAGATGGTGTGCGAATGGCTCAACAACCAATGTACTACAATGCCTCAAAAGCAGTACAAGAGTTGGGCTTACCTCAGTCTTCCCTGACTACAGCACTTCAGGATGCGGTCGATTGGTTTATTAGCAGAGGATATGTCAACCCCTTAGGGGAATTCAAAATTCAAAATTCAAAATTCAAAATTTAA
- a CDS encoding family 2 glycosyl transferase codes for MVAFVLVLTVLSLLIWIGLLSFRGQFWRSDQKLEAKEIPLTSLPRICVVIPARNEADMLPITLRSLLLQDYPGDFNVVLIDDRSTDGTADFAQGVACALNKPEKLHIISGKSLPPGWSGKLWAVEQGIQIATEFTPDYFLLTDADIEHDLSSIRRLVAKAEQEDLDLVSVMVRLRCETFWEKLLIPAFVFFFQKLYPFRWVNHAKNPTAAAAGGSILIRKPALERIGGIAAIRQALIDDCALAKAVKLGANGRGNIWLGLSTLTRSLRPYTTLDTVWDMVARTAYTQLNYSPLLLVGTVVAMTVIYLIPPVATILGSLTGNWAMSGDKTPCVYALVGLSAWLLMTLAYFPTIRFYKCPAWLAFCLPAIAFLYTLMTIDSAIRHWQGRGGAWKGRVYPG; via the coding sequence ATGGTGGCATTTGTATTAGTACTCACAGTTTTATCTTTATTGATTTGGATAGGATTACTGAGTTTTCGCGGGCAGTTTTGGCGATCTGACCAGAAATTAGAAGCAAAAGAAATACCCTTAACATCTTTGCCGAGAATTTGTGTAGTAATTCCGGCGCGTAACGAAGCCGATATGCTGCCAATCACCTTGCGATCGCTTTTATTACAAGACTATCCTGGTGATTTTAACGTTGTTTTGATAGACGATCGCAGCACCGACGGTACAGCCGATTTTGCCCAAGGAGTTGCTTGCGCTTTAAATAAACCCGAAAAATTGCATATTATCTCCGGCAAATCTTTACCTCCCGGTTGGAGTGGTAAACTCTGGGCTGTTGAACAAGGTATTCAAATAGCTACTGAGTTTACACCTGATTATTTTTTACTTACAGATGCAGATATTGAACATGACTTGAGCAGTATTCGCCGACTAGTAGCAAAAGCTGAACAAGAAGATTTAGACCTAGTTTCGGTGATGGTACGACTCAGATGCGAAACTTTTTGGGAAAAACTTTTGATTCCGGCTTTTGTGTTTTTCTTTCAAAAACTCTATCCTTTTCGCTGGGTTAATCATGCCAAAAACCCTACCGCCGCCGCTGCTGGTGGATCTATTTTAATTCGCAAACCAGCCCTTGAGCGTATTGGTGGCATTGCAGCAATTCGCCAAGCTTTAATTGATGATTGCGCCTTAGCCAAAGCTGTCAAGTTAGGCGCAAATGGCAGAGGAAACATTTGGCTGGGATTAAGTACTTTAACTCGGAGTTTACGTCCTTATACCACCCTAGACACAGTATGGGATATGGTGGCGCGTACTGCTTACACCCAACTAAATTATTCGCCGTTGCTATTAGTTGGCACAGTCGTAGCAATGACTGTAATTTATTTAATTCCACCTGTAGCTACTATCTTAGGCAGTTTAACGGGCAATTGGGCGATGTCTGGCGACAAGACGCCTTGCGTCTACGCGCTTGTCGGTTTATCAGCTTGGTTGTTAATGACCTTAGCTTACTTTCCCACTATCCGCTTTTATAAATGTCCTGCTTGGCTAGCTTTTTGTTTACCTGCGATCGCTTTTCTTTATACATTAATGACCATAGATTCAGCTATCCGTCATTGGCAAGGACGCGGTGGTGCTTGGAAAGGGCGAGTTTACCCAGGATAG
- a CDS encoding squalene/oxidosqualene cyclase, whose translation MQTQDRVTVNQVAAAIAASQNYLLSIQNPAGYWWAELESNVTITAEAVLLHKIWGTDSTRPLHKVETYLRNQQRQHGGWELFYGDGGELSTSVEAYMALKLLGVPATDPAMLKAKAFILERGGISKTRIFTKLHLALIGCYDWRGIPSLPPWIMLLPNAFPFNIYEMSSWARSSTVPLLIVCNSKPIFQIDPAITLDELYAEGRDRVQWELPRSGNWTDLFITLDQGFKLAESLNLVPFREEGIKAAEKWILERQEATGDWGGIIPAMLNSLLALRCLGYDPADPIVERGLKAVDNFAIETEDSYCVQPCVSPVWDTAWGIRALIDSGIAPDHPAVVQAGEWLIDKQILDYGDWNVKNHQGKPGAWAFEFDNRFYPDVDDSAVVVMALHQAKLPNEKLKQAAIARALNWIATMQCKPGGWAAFDLDNDQDWLNSVPYGDLKAMIDPNTADVTARVLEMLGACNLSIDNHNFERAIAYLLGEQEPEGCWFGRWGVNYIYGTSGVLSALALVAPQTQQKSIERGAAWLVSCQNSDGGWGETCFTYNDPSLKGQGNSTASQTAWALIGLIAAGEATGKFARDAIEKGISYLLATQKSDGTWFEAYFTGTGFPCHFYLKYHLYQQYFPLIALGRYRSVLGAR comes from the coding sequence ATGCAAACTCAAGACAGGGTAACAGTCAATCAAGTCGCAGCGGCGATCGCAGCCAGCCAAAATTATCTGCTATCAATTCAAAATCCGGCGGGTTACTGGTGGGCAGAGTTAGAATCTAATGTCACTATTACTGCTGAAGCTGTCCTCCTGCATAAAATTTGGGGAACAGATAGCACCAGACCGCTACACAAAGTTGAAACCTACCTGCGCAATCAACAACGCCAGCATGGAGGTTGGGAACTGTTCTATGGGGATGGGGGAGAACTGAGTACCTCGGTGGAAGCGTACATGGCTTTGAAACTCCTAGGCGTACCAGCAACCGATCCAGCGATGCTCAAAGCCAAAGCTTTTATTCTCGAACGCGGCGGTATTAGTAAAACTCGTATCTTTACTAAATTACACCTAGCCCTAATTGGATGCTACGACTGGCGCGGTATCCCCTCGCTACCGCCCTGGATTATGCTTTTGCCCAATGCTTTTCCCTTCAACATCTATGAAATGTCGAGTTGGGCGAGATCGAGTACTGTACCGCTGTTGATTGTCTGTAACAGTAAACCGATTTTTCAGATTGATCCAGCGATTACGTTAGACGAACTGTATGCGGAAGGACGCGATCGCGTTCAATGGGAATTACCTCGGAGTGGCAATTGGACAGATTTATTTATCACCCTCGACCAAGGTTTTAAGTTAGCAGAAAGCTTAAATTTAGTTCCTTTCCGCGAAGAAGGTATTAAAGCGGCTGAAAAATGGATATTAGAACGGCAAGAAGCTACAGGCGACTGGGGTGGAATTATTCCGGCGATGCTGAATTCCCTGTTAGCTTTGCGCTGTCTGGGTTACGACCCAGCCGACCCGATTGTGGAACGGGGATTAAAAGCAGTCGATAACTTTGCGATTGAAACTGAAGATAGCTACTGCGTTCAGCCATGTGTTTCACCAGTTTGGGATACAGCCTGGGGAATTCGTGCCTTAATAGATTCTGGCATTGCGCCCGATCATCCGGCTGTAGTACAGGCGGGAGAATGGTTAATCGACAAGCAAATACTCGATTATGGTGATTGGAATGTTAAAAATCACCAAGGAAAACCCGGTGCTTGGGCATTTGAATTTGACAATCGCTTTTACCCAGATGTAGACGATTCTGCTGTTGTAGTCATGGCGCTACATCAAGCGAAACTCCCTAATGAAAAATTAAAGCAAGCTGCGATCGCCCGCGCTTTAAACTGGATTGCGACCATGCAGTGTAAACCAGGCGGTTGGGCAGCCTTTGACCTAGATAACGACCAAGATTGGCTTAATTCCGTGCCCTATGGCGATCTGAAAGCCATGATTGACCCAAATACAGCAGATGTCACAGCCAGGGTATTAGAAATGCTTGGTGCTTGTAACCTCTCAATAGATAACCATAACTTTGAGAGAGCGATCGCTTATCTTCTGGGCGAACAAGAACCCGAAGGCTGTTGGTTTGGTCGTTGGGGAGTAAATTATATTTATGGTACTAGTGGCGTTCTCTCAGCTTTAGCCTTAGTTGCGCCGCAAACTCAGCAAAAGAGTATCGAACGGGGAGCAGCTTGGCTAGTTAGCTGCCAAAATTCTGACGGTGGTTGGGGTGAAACTTGCTTCACATATAACGATCCTAGCCTTAAAGGGCAAGGAAATAGTACAGCCTCCCAAACAGCTTGGGCTTTAATTGGCCTAATCGCCGCAGGTGAAGCCACAGGCAAATTTGCTCGTGATGCCATTGAAAAAGGAATTAGCTACCTTTTAGCAACCCAAAAGTCAGATGGTACTTGGTTCGAGGCGTACTTTACAGGTACAGGCTTTCCCTGCCATTTCTATCTGAAATATCACCTCTATCAACAGTATTTCCCCTTAATCGCTCTCGGTCGCTATCGCTCAGTTTTAGGCGCTAGATAG
- a CDS encoding acriflavin resistance protein, producing MVKPNSSKSARERFNISRLAIEFSWLTVGFWIAVTVAGLLAFSSLKYALFPDITFPVVVVNATAPIESALDTETKLTQPIEQRLKSLEGIEDVRSSTYPGQSAVSLSFVVGTNLENSTRQVETALKKLTLTQGANYKIIPLNLNESSAISYALESPGVNLTDLTKLAKDKIVPAIAKLPGVLKVVLLGAPSTSPPQLAANTAALPEGGATLVRFNGQDALAFQVIKKGTANTLEVVSRVEKEVGKLRSTLKDVKLTLAATQAEYIRNATHSTIDALIEAVVLSVIVIFPFLWNWQATLISALAIPTSLLATFIVMAFFGFNLETITLLALALVIGSIVDDAIVDVENIMRHVEDGATPRQAALSATNEIGLTVTAATFTAVAVFLPIGLMGGVIGQFFKPFGITVSAAMLASLLVARTLSPVLSIYWLKPPSSRSRRRESKLWISFAQSYRDLLSWSLDHKRIVMSLALLSLITGIAIIPMIPKGFIPKLDRGEFNITYTAPLLSLPEHLKAAQAQAQAGQGGQGETANSQIANAQSQLPISNPLDDSLQVAKKLEEVVRKSPAVQTVFTTVGSREGEPNKGTIYVKLKEDRKVTTAEVQEQLRKSLPNLPNVTTSVEDIQFVDTGGQKPLQLALRGNDLKELSKAAKAIKDRLVKLPGFADVTVTGENNQNDQIFQIERLNNQRVAYIGANLGKDMSLGDATDKVVAEAKAVLPPGVTLDLGGDSARLGEVFGSFGTTLALSALCIVVVLIWLFKSWVDPVVIGVSLPLALVGAMLALLITKSDFGMISLIGFVFLLGITNKNAILIVDYINQLRNSGMERKDAILKAGPVRLRPIMMTTAATILGMVPIALGLGAGSELRSPMAVAIAGGLVTSTVLSLIVVPVVYAILDDRFPRFKKRWIP from the coding sequence ATGGTCAAGCCTAATAGCTCAAAATCCGCACGAGAACGCTTCAATATTTCTAGATTGGCGATTGAATTTTCGTGGCTGACGGTAGGTTTTTGGATTGCCGTGACGGTAGCTGGGCTTTTGGCTTTCAGTTCCCTCAAGTATGCTTTGTTTCCAGATATCACCTTTCCTGTGGTGGTGGTAAATGCTACTGCTCCCATAGAATCAGCTCTGGATACAGAGACCAAACTCACCCAACCAATAGAACAGCGTTTGAAATCCCTGGAAGGAATTGAGGATGTTCGCTCATCTACTTATCCGGGGCAAAGTGCTGTGAGTTTGTCTTTCGTCGTTGGGACAAACCTTGAAAATTCGACTCGCCAAGTCGAGACTGCGCTCAAGAAGTTGACTCTAACTCAGGGAGCAAATTATAAAATTATTCCCCTAAACCTCAATGAGTCATCTGCCATTAGTTATGCACTTGAGAGTCCAGGTGTTAATCTCACCGATTTAACGAAGTTGGCAAAAGACAAAATTGTGCCAGCGATCGCTAAACTACCAGGAGTGCTAAAAGTAGTGCTGTTGGGTGCGCCTAGTACTTCTCCTCCGCAGCTAGCAGCTAATACAGCTGCTTTACCGGAAGGCGGGGCTACCTTAGTGCGCTTTAACGGTCAAGATGCTTTGGCATTTCAGGTAATCAAAAAAGGCACAGCCAATACTTTAGAAGTGGTGAGCCGAGTTGAGAAAGAAGTTGGCAAGCTGCGGTCTACTCTCAAAGACGTCAAACTTACCTTAGCCGCCACTCAGGCTGAGTATATCCGCAACGCCACCCATTCCACAATCGATGCTTTGATTGAAGCAGTTGTGTTATCGGTAATTGTCATCTTTCCCTTTTTGTGGAATTGGCAAGCTACCTTAATTTCCGCCTTGGCGATTCCCACATCTTTGTTGGCAACATTTATCGTCATGGCATTTTTCGGCTTCAATCTGGAAACGATTACCCTGTTAGCCTTGGCTTTGGTAATTGGTAGTATTGTCGATGACGCGATCGTCGATGTAGAAAACATCATGCGTCACGTTGAAGATGGTGCAACACCCCGCCAAGCTGCTCTTTCTGCTACCAATGAAATTGGCCTGACTGTCACCGCCGCAACTTTTACAGCAGTCGCGGTTTTTCTACCAATTGGGCTGATGGGTGGAGTAATAGGTCAGTTTTTCAAACCCTTCGGGATTACAGTTTCCGCCGCTATGCTAGCTTCTTTGCTAGTAGCCAGAACTTTGTCGCCAGTACTTTCTATTTACTGGCTCAAACCCCCATCATCCCGTTCTCGTCGTCGCGAATCTAAGCTATGGATTAGTTTTGCCCAAAGTTATCGAGATTTGCTGTCTTGGTCTTTGGATCACAAGCGCATAGTCATGAGTTTAGCTTTACTCAGCTTAATTACGGGTATCGCCATCATTCCCATGATTCCCAAGGGATTTATTCCCAAACTCGATCGCGGCGAATTTAATATTACCTACACTGCGCCTCTGCTGAGTTTACCTGAGCATTTGAAGGCAGCACAGGCACAGGCACAAGCAGGACAAGGGGGACAAGGGGAAACAGCTAATTCACAAATTGCCAACGCCCAATCCCAACTGCCAATTTCTAACCCTTTAGACGATTCTCTACAAGTTGCCAAGAAACTGGAAGAGGTCGTCAGAAAATCACCAGCTGTACAAACAGTATTTACTACCGTTGGTTCCCGTGAGGGTGAGCCGAATAAAGGCACAATTTATGTCAAGCTTAAGGAAGACCGCAAAGTCACAACTGCGGAAGTACAAGAGCAATTGCGTAAGTCTTTACCCAATCTCCCGAATGTAACTACCAGTGTGGAAGATATTCAATTTGTGGATACGGGCGGTCAGAAACCCTTACAGTTGGCATTAAGAGGTAATGACCTCAAAGAACTCAGCAAGGCAGCGAAAGCAATTAAAGACCGATTAGTCAAGCTACCGGGTTTTGCTGATGTTACTGTAACAGGCGAAAACAATCAAAACGACCAAATTTTTCAAATCGAGCGACTAAATAATCAGCGTGTAGCCTATATCGGCGCTAACTTAGGCAAAGATATGTCCCTAGGAGATGCTACTGATAAGGTCGTAGCAGAGGCTAAAGCAGTCCTGCCCCCTGGCGTAACTTTAGACCTGGGAGGAGATTCTGCCCGTTTGGGTGAAGTTTTTGGCAGTTTTGGTACTACCTTAGCTCTCTCAGCGTTGTGTATTGTGGTCGTACTGATTTGGCTATTCAAAAGTTGGGTAGACCCAGTAGTGATTGGCGTTTCTTTACCTTTAGCTTTAGTGGGAGCAATGCTGGCGCTGTTAATTACCAAGAGTGACTTCGGTATGATTTCCCTGATTGGCTTCGTGTTTTTGTTGGGTATCACCAATAAAAATGCCATCTTGATTGTGGACTACATCAACCAATTGCGTAACTCTGGGATGGAACGCAAAGACGCTATCCTCAAAGCCGGGCCAGTACGCCTCAGACCAATCATGATGACCACTGCGGCGACAATCTTAGGTATGGTTCCCATCGCCTTAGGTTTGGGTGCGGGTTCGGAATTGCGATCGCCTATGGCTGTAGCGATCGCGGGTGGGTTGGTAACTTCAACTGTCCTGAGTTTAATTGTGGTGCCTGTGGTCTACGCCATCTTAGACGATCGGTTTCCCCGATTCAAAAAGAGGTGGATTCCTTGA
- a CDS encoding peptidase M15B and M15C, D,D-carboxypeptidase VanY/endolysin, whose amino-acid sequence MAIEKSRSVFLNKAGFSGEPQHSSAASGDDIPAALRDTPDAKSKVRVQPLVLLIGGVFAFVLLAVSSGFVFFIISPKKTATSQPSPTVSPTQTSTSDSSATNNSDTVLGHLAYAEAPESELAVVSRRSGIRMRKAAAEKFQEMVKAARRDGVIIVPISGFRSVKEQEQLFFNVGAQRNQTPAQRAALSAPPGHSEHHTGYAVDVGDGAVPATNLQANFENTKASQWLQANAARFSFEMSFPKDNAQGVSYEPWHWRFVGDRDSLETFYKAKNLKPTPLPQSTP is encoded by the coding sequence ATGGCTATTGAAAAAAGCAGGAGTGTATTCTTGAATAAGGCTGGGTTTTCTGGAGAACCGCAACACTCATCCGCTGCTTCTGGTGATGATATTCCAGCAGCTTTACGCGATACTCCCGACGCAAAATCTAAAGTGCGCGTGCAACCTCTAGTTTTGCTGATTGGTGGAGTATTCGCATTTGTCCTGCTTGCTGTCAGTAGTGGCTTTGTCTTTTTTATAATTTCACCTAAAAAAACTGCTACTTCTCAACCTTCACCAACTGTATCCCCAACACAAACATCAACTTCGGATAGTTCTGCAACCAATAATAGCGATACTGTATTGGGACATTTAGCCTATGCAGAAGCGCCAGAATCAGAACTAGCTGTAGTTTCTCGCAGAAGTGGGATTAGAATGCGAAAAGCTGCTGCTGAAAAATTTCAAGAGATGGTAAAAGCAGCACGCAGAGACGGTGTAATTATAGTGCCAATTTCTGGCTTTCGTTCGGTGAAAGAACAAGAGCAGTTATTTTTTAATGTAGGTGCGCAGCGAAATCAAACTCCAGCGCAAAGAGCAGCGTTGAGTGCGCCTCCCGGTCATAGCGAACATCATACAGGCTATGCGGTAGATGTAGGTGATGGAGCAGTACCAGCAACGAATCTCCAAGCTAACTTTGAAAATACCAAGGCTTCTCAGTGGTTACAAGCAAATGCTGCTCGTTTTAGTTTTGAGATGTCCTTTCCCAAAGATAACGCTCAAGGTGTCAGTTATGAACCTTGGCACTGGCGTTTTGTAGGCGATCGCGATAGCCTGGAAACTTTCTATAAAGCCAAAAATTTAAAACCTACTCCCCTACCCCAATCAACGCCCTAA
- a CDS encoding auxin efflux carrier — translation MGAILTNLLELYVKLVGLVLLGFILGRKLPSTVPSRLGQFLFYVGGPISIIAFVRQADLSGHIWIAPAIAYLAIFLGALLAWLAIQGQAYLTNTMPQKPTQGSLLLAAMVGNTGYLGFPIILAMVGQKYFAWALFYDLLGTLFGAYGLGVALAANFGRKTSNYWQITQAIFINPALWSFGFGLLFRQVEIPNIVEFCLDKLAWIAVALSLVLIGMRLSQLKSWRSLPQVGMSLAIKMLLVPLAIGSTLSLFGVTGSAAQVIVLQMAMPPAFATLVIAETFNLDRDLAVTALAAGVIVLLITLPIWLWLF, via the coding sequence TTGGGTGCGATCTTGACCAATCTTTTAGAACTATATGTCAAGTTAGTAGGATTAGTCCTATTAGGATTCATTCTGGGACGTAAGCTACCAAGCACAGTTCCCTCCCGTTTAGGTCAGTTTCTTTTCTACGTGGGAGGGCCGATCAGCATCATAGCTTTTGTACGCCAAGCTGACCTTTCTGGGCACATTTGGATTGCACCTGCGATCGCTTACCTCGCCATTTTCCTAGGGGCATTATTGGCTTGGTTGGCAATTCAAGGGCAAGCCTATTTGACAAATACCATGCCCCAAAAACCAACTCAGGGTAGTTTGCTTTTAGCAGCAATGGTAGGTAATACCGGTTATTTGGGCTTTCCCATCATCCTAGCAATGGTAGGACAAAAATACTTTGCTTGGGCCTTATTCTATGATTTATTAGGTACACTCTTCGGCGCTTACGGCTTAGGAGTGGCATTAGCAGCCAATTTCGGGCGTAAAACCAGCAATTATTGGCAAATAACTCAGGCAATCTTTATTAATCCTGCCCTATGGAGTTTTGGTTTTGGCTTACTGTTTCGACAGGTGGAAATCCCTAATATAGTTGAATTTTGTTTGGATAAATTGGCCTGGATTGCCGTTGCTTTATCCCTAGTATTAATTGGGATGAGACTGTCGCAGTTAAAGTCATGGAGAAGCTTACCACAAGTAGGTATGAGCTTGGCAATAAAAATGCTACTAGTTCCCTTAGCGATCGGCAGTACTTTATCACTTTTTGGTGTAACTGGTTCAGCCGCACAGGTGATTGTACTACAAATGGCAATGCCACCAGCGTTTGCCACCCTTGTAATTGCGGAAACCTTCAATCTCGATCGCGACTTGGCTGTAACCGCCTTGGCTGCGGGGGTAATAGTATTACTTATTACATTACCAATTTGGCTATGGTTGTTTTAA
- a CDS encoding phosphoribosyltransferase — translation MPDLYVSWSDYHQKIEQLAAQIYQSGWEFNQIVCLARGGLRVGDILSRIYKQPLAILATSSYSGPGKQERGSLTFSRHITMTTETLGSRILLVDDLVDSGVTLKETIPWLQQNPEFAIAEIRTAVLWYKACSVIEPDYYVDYLSDNPWIHQPFEPYEYMNPAELAAKVSQPC, via the coding sequence ATGCCAGACCTTTACGTTTCTTGGTCAGATTATCACCAAAAAATTGAACAACTGGCTGCTCAGATTTATCAATCGGGTTGGGAGTTCAACCAGATTGTCTGTCTTGCCAGAGGCGGACTGCGAGTAGGAGATATTCTCTCCCGTATATATAAGCAACCGCTGGCAATTTTGGCAACATCATCATACAGTGGCCCGGGCAAGCAAGAAAGAGGTTCCTTAACCTTTTCTCGCCATATAACCATGACCACCGAAACTTTAGGTTCGCGGATTCTATTAGTTGATGACCTTGTAGACTCAGGAGTTACGCTCAAAGAGACTATCCCTTGGTTACAGCAAAATCCTGAGTTTGCGATCGCTGAAATTCGTACTGCTGTACTTTGGTATAAAGCTTGCTCGGTTATCGAACCCGATTATTATGTTGACTACCTATCTGACAATCCCTGGATTCACCAACCCTTTGAACCCTATGAATACATGAACCCTGCTGAACTCGCAGCAAAAGTCAGCCAACCTTGTTAA